Part of the Zhongshania aliphaticivorans genome, TATCGTTACAGCTTTGGTGACGGCAGCTTGTCTGATATCACCTTGGATACTGAATCGACCGGTGTGCGTATCGGTATGGGCTTCGATTTTAGTCCTGAGCTGGGTTTAGAGTTTGGGTATGTTTCTTTGGGCTCGCTGAGTGGCAGTGCCGTATCTGATGGTAGCCAAGTGTTAAATGATGGCTTTAGTGCTGGTCGAGTGAATATGGATGCGGATGCTGACGGTGTCTTTGTGGGGCTTAATGTTCACACCCCTCATCGTGAGCCGGTGGGCATGTTCGCTCGTTTTGGTCTATACAGCTGGGAGCTAGAAGGGACCGTGGAAGATAGCAGTAGAATTGGCGATTTTGTGGTTGAGGGAACGGATCCCTATGCGGGTATTGGTGTGCGTATGTCGATTGCCGAAAATGCTGCCGTAACCTTGACCTATGATTACTACCTTCTTGATGACGATGAATCGATAAATATGTCTGCCAATACCTTGTCTGTAGATATGGTGTTTCGCTTCTAAACTAAGGTTTACTGTGTGGATTTTTGAGCCCTGCCAGCGTTTGCTGGCAGGGCTTTTTTGTGCCCATGCGGGTTAGGATTGTTCATGAACAAGATTTAATGCTTTTACGCGCCAGCCTTACGCATAATCTGGGTTTCGTCACGCTGTCTGGCAGGACATTGGTTTTCGGTGTCGGTATAGTGTGGCCAACGCATTGTTATCGGAGTAAACATGGCAGAATTAAATTTCACAGTGAATGGTCAGGCCCAGGCGTTGACCGTGGATGCAGGCACGCCCTTGCTTTGGGTGTTGCGTGAACAGCTGGCAATGACGGGAACTAAATTTGGCTGTGGAATGGGCTTGTGCGGAGCATGTACTGTGCACGTAGATGGCAACCCAGTACGCAGTTGTAGCTATCCTGTGGAATTTATTGATGGCAAGAGTGTAACCACTATTGAAGGTTTGGCTGAGTCTGACGACGCCCTGCATCCGGTTCAGCAGGCATGGTTAGAAATGAATGTGCCGCAATGTGGTTACTGCCAGTCGGGACAAATTATGTCGGCTGTGGCGTTGTTAGCGTCAAATCAAGCGCCTAGCGATGAGCAAATTGATGCCGCAATGTCAGGCAATATATGCCGATGCGGCACTTATCCCCGCATCCGTAAAGCAATTCATCGGGCGTCAGAATTGACGGTGCAATATTATCAGCCGAACAAGACAAGCGAGGTGGCCTCATGAGTCTATCTCGCCGTAGTTTCATTAAGAGCACCGCGCTATTGGGCGGTGGACTTGCCATTGGTTTTAATCTCAGTGCCTGCTCTAAATCACAGCCTTACCCAAATATGAATGCGACGGCCTTGCAGCCCAATGCGTTTTTGCAAGTAACTGCGAGTGGTGATGTGGTTTTGCAGCTTCATAAAGTGGAAATGGGGCAGGGGGTGTATACCGGCCTTACCACACTTGCGGCTGAAGAGTTAAAAATGGATCCGGCGCTAATCAAGGTTGAACACGCCGAATTTCATCCTGATTTTCGGGATCCTGAGTTTTACGTGATGATTACCGGTGGTAGCTCGTCTGCCAGGTTGAGCTACCAACCATTAAGAGAGGCGGCCGCGACGGTTGCGGCACTTTTAAAGGCTGCGGCGGCTCAACAATTGGATGTTTCCGAGTCAACATTGAGTTTGCGTGATGGTCGTATTGTCCACGTAAATGGGGATATATCTTTCGCCGATGTTATTGCCACAGCTAGAACCTTACCAGCTCCCGCAGCGGTCACCTTAACTTCACCGCAAGATTTCCAATACATTGGTCGTGTTAATCAGCGTTTAGACGCAATTGATAAAGTCACTGGCAACTCGCAATTTGGTATCGATGTGACGTATCCAGAGGCCTTAACCGCAGTGATGTTACGTTCTCCATCTTTTGGTGGTAAAGCGACAAGCTTTGATGCCGTTGCGGCTTTGGCAAAGCCGGGGGTTAAATCTGTCATTAATGTAGACGGTGCTATTGCTGTTATAGCGCAAACATATTGGCAGGCTAAGCAAGCGGCCTCGGCAGTGACGGTAACTTGGGGAAAAGGCCCTTTAGCCGGTGTGAGTAGCGAATCGCTACGTGCAGAGCGCCATACCTTAATAGAAACCAAGTCAGGCAAAAATGTCGAAGAAGAAGGCGAACAAAGTGCTGCGGTTGGCGAGCTGATAGAGGCTCTTTACGATGTGCCTTATTTGGCCCACGCGACCATGGAACCCATGAATGCAGTGGCCGTGGTTACTGATGAATCCATAGAAATCTGGACTGGCAACCAATCACCCGATATTGCCTTGTCAGCGATTGCGGATGCAACTGGCCATCGTCGTGAGCAAATTCGCATCCACAACCAAATGTTAGGCGGCGGGTTTGGTCGTCGTATCATGCCGGATTATTTAATTGAGGCAGCTAGAATTGCGCAGCTTAGCGGTTATCCAATTAAACTGGTGTGGAGTCGAGAAGATGATATGCGGGGAGATTATTATCGTCCCAACTCGTCGGTTAAAATGTCTGCCACTATTGATGGCAATACAGTGACAAGCTTACAGGCAAAAGTTGCTGCGCCCAGTATTATGGGGCAATTTGTTGGCGCCGTGACAAATACCCTTTTACCGCAATGGCTGCCTAATGCGCTACACCCTCAAATTGGAAATTTAGCGGCAAGTTCTGACCCTGCCGCAACCGAAGGGCTGGTTCATACCGATTATGATTTCCCGTATAAGCGTACCGATTATGTGATGCAAGAAACCAGTGTTCCCATTGGTTATTGGCGATCGGTTGGCCACTCTCAAAATGGTTTTTTCATGGAGAGCTTTATCGATGAGCTCGCTGCACGTACAAAACAAGACCCCTTGCAATTCCGTCTTGATCATTTGCCCGCAGATTCTAGCCGTCGTAGGGTATTAGAAGAGCTTAGAGTCAAAGCTGATTGGGGTAATCCTGTTAAGGGGCAGTTTCAGGGCTTGGCCGTACATGAATCTTTTCAGACTATGGTTGGGCAGTGTGTATCGGTGTCGATAGAAGCCAACAAGATCAATGTTCACAGTGTTGTTTGCGTTGTAGATTGCGGACTAGCGATTAACCCCGATATTGTTACTGCGCAAATGGAAGGCGGGATTGTGTTTGCGCTCACTGCGGCATTGAAAGGTGACATCACCATCATGGATGGCGCTGTGCAGCAGAGTAATTTTCATGATTATGAATTATTGCGGATGAATGAAAGTCCTGACATTGTCGTGCATATCATGGAAAATGCGTCTTCCCCGACAGGTGTAGGGGAGCCGGGTGTTCCGCCATTAGCGCCGGCATTAGCCAATGCGGTGTTTGCTGCAACAGGGCAGCGCTTGCGGCAATTACCACTTAAATTGGTATGAGCTGCTGCAGGGCTATTTTTAAAGTAATATCTCGTGTTTTGCTTTTAAGATATTGTTTTATTTAAATTTTATAAGTTGATTTGTTATGAGTAATAGTTCTAAGGTCGGTATTGAATATCCTTTTGACGGCGTACCGCAAAAAGGGGAATGGATAGAAGTTGCCAAAGGTATTTATTGGCTACAGATGTCATTGCCAATGGCCTTAGACCATATAAACCTTTATGTCCTTGAAGATAATGAGGGCTGGTGGATTGTTGATACAGGCATAAAGCTGGGTGACACCCGTGAGCGTTGGGAGTTATTACTGGCTAATCAGATGTCAGCAAAACCTGTTTTGGGGGTGATTTGTACCCATATGCACCCAGATCACGTGGGACAGGCTGGGTGGTTGTGCGATAGCTTACGGGTTCCATTGTATATGAGCGCACAAGAGTATTTATCAGCCCGTGTATTTACCACCATGCCACAGGGTGAGGTGAGCTGGACAGCAGAACGCCACTATCGCCGTGCTGGACTTGGTGATGATTACTTGCAAAGTGATGGTGCCAAGCGGCGGGGTTTTGGTTTTATTGTTGAGCCTTTGCCCCTGTCATACAACCGTTTAAAAGACGGGCAGCATTTTACAATTGGCGGGCGAGAATGGCGTGTAATGACGGGGGCTGGGCATTCACCAGAGCATGTATCGCTATACTGTGAAGCTGATAAATTAATGTTGTCGGGTGATCAGATTATCCCTCGCATCACCTCAAATGTTAGTGTCATGCCATCAGAACCTGAGGCTAATCCATTGCAAGATTGGTTTGACGGATTACGTCGTTTCCGACGTGATATTGATGCCGATACCTTGGTAATGCCGGCCCACAATGCTCCATTTTATGGAGTGCACCCACGTTTGGATTATTTGATTGCTCACCACGAGGGTCATCTCGCGGCTATTGAGAAGGCCTGCGTAGAACCACAAAAAGCGATTAACTTATTTGGTGTGCTGTTTTCACGGGAAATTGGCAGTTCACAACTTGAATTGGCGTTGGGAGAAGTCATTGCCCATTTGCATTTCTTGTGCGCGGAAGGTCGTATGACGAGGGTGCTGGATGAAGATGGCGTATATTGCTATCAGACCCTCGATATTAACAATTGCCCTTACCAAGCTGTTAATGAATTGGACGAAGGTCCCATGGAGGTATAAAGATGCAGGGCGGATTATTTGGCGAAGAAATGGCCGCTGAAAATTGCATTTTTTGCAAAATCCTAAGCGGCAAAGCGCCGGGACATATCATTTATCGCGATGACGACATAATGTGTTTTCTCGATATTGCCCCGGTCTCTATGGGCCATACCCTGATTATTCCCGTTAAGCATCACGACAATATCTTTACTTTGAGCGATTCTGAAGTCACAGCGTTGGCACGCCAATCAAAACGTTTGGCACCAATTGTTAAACGAGTTACAGGTGCCGACGGCTTGGGCGTTCACCAGCTCAATGGTCGTGCAGCAGGACAAACTGTCTTTCATTACCACACCCACCTCATCCCGTGTTTTCATGGTCAATCAATGCAAATACATGGCCGTAAAGCCGCTCCTCAAGCCGAATTGGCAGACATGGCGGAGCGATTACGCGCAGCCCTAGCGTAACAGCCTTTTTAGATTAGGCTCTGACCGGTTTTGCTTATCACGATGACGTCTATTGTTATTGTGATTGGTCTTGTCATCGTCAAAAATATCTCAAAGTCGATGCGGTATAGCATCAACATCAAATAATAATTGAGAGGAAACGTCAGCATGGCAATGCCAAACGACATAAAAGTAATAGATTTGATGCTAAGCGTACCAGGCGAAGATAATAGTCAGTGGTACGAGTTTATGAAGCCATTGCTCATGGATGAAGAGAGCCGGACCATGTTTAAGATGCCGGCACAGTATATGTTTAAGGACATTCCTGAGAGCGGTAAAAAAGAAGATTACATTGCCTATACCATTGAGCAAATGGATAAACACAATATTGAGCGCGCCATGCTTGGTATCGACGACCACAATGTTATTGCTCAAGAAGCGTTGGCTCGCCATCCAGACCGCTTTTTTGCCAGTCTTGAAGTGAACCCGAATAATGGCATGGATGAAGTCCGTAAAATTGTGCGCCTGCATCAAACGTATGGCATTAAAGCCATTACGGGCTTTGCTTCAGGCCTCTGCCCACAAGTGCCTTATGACGATAAAAAATGGTATCCCATCTACGCCAAGTGCGTTGAACTCGATATTCCATTTTGTCCCTGTGTTGGGGTGCCGGGGCCGCGCCTACCGATGGCACCACAGAAAGTAGAGCTATTGGATGAGGTGTGTTGGTTTTTCCCAGAATTAAAAGTAGTAATGCGTCATGGCGCTGAGCCTTGGGAAAAGCTCGCTTGGAAGCTGATGCTCAAATACCCCAATTTGTACTATATGACCAGCGCGTTTGCGCCAAAGCATTACCCTGAGGAAATCGTGAAGTTCGCGAATAGTCGCGGTGCCGACAAGGTGATGTACGCGGGTTATTTTCCCATGGGCTTATCCCTAGATCGTATTTTTAAGGACATGCCGAACGTGCCGTTTAAGGGCGAGGTGTGGCCAAAATTTTTACGAGATAACGCAAGGAGGGTATTCAAGCTAGATTAAGCGCTAAAGGCCTTGGATCTAGCAACAACAATAACAATAAATATAAGCGCAAGGAGATGGTTAATGACGCTCTCTATACAGGAAATGTCAGACCGCTTTGAAATTCAGGACATGCTATACCGCTACGCTGATATTATTGATCGCAAAGCAGTGGATGAACTAAATACGATATTTACCGCCGACGCGCATATTGATTACAGCGCGTTTGGCGGTACGGTAGGTGACTTGGTTTCTACCATCGTTTTTTTGAATGAAGCGCTTCCCGCTTTTAGCGCTTCGCAGCATTTAAATGCAAATATTCAAATCACTGTCGATGGCGACATCGGACATGGCCGAGTCATGTGCTTCAATCCAATGGAAATGCCAATAGGGGACAACAAACAGGTGTTTATGTTGGGGCTTTGGTATGTTGATGAATACCGCCGGACATCTGAGGGCTGGCGTATTTGTCGTCGCAGTGAAGAGAAGAGTTGGGTGTTTAACGTACCGGATTTTATGGCGTTGTGATCGCGGTTATTAGTGGTGTGTCTGCATAGTTAATATCTGAGGGGTGCGTGCCGCGCCCCTCAGATTTTCGTATTTACTTGCTTGCCTATTTATTTGTTTTGGCAATAAATTCAAGAATTACCTCGACCAAGCGTTCGCTTTGGTCTTCTTGTAAAAAGTGGCCGCCATCCTTAATGGTGGTATGAGCTTGGCCCTCGCAACCTGGAATCATTTTGCGAAAAATGGGCTCGCCACCGGCAGTAATGGGGTCTTTGTCACTAAAGGCCGTCAACAAGGGTTTTTCTATTTTGCTGAGGGTTTCCCACGCTTTGCGATTAGGCACAGCGGCCGGATCCTCTGGTGAAATCGGAACTAACATGGGGAATTGGCGTGCACCGGCTTTATAGCTTTCATCGGGGAAGGGCGCGTCGTAGGCCGCAATCGTTTCTGCTGACACTGGATTGACACAGGCACCGGCAATGATTTTACCCACGGTAAAGCTGGGAATGTTTTGCGATAGTTGCTGCCATTGAATAAATGCTTCACCGGGATGATGGTCGCCCGTAGGCAGCATCGTATTTGCAGCAATGGTGCGGCTAAAGCGATTATTCTCTTCGGCCAGTAAGCGTAAGCCAATTAAGCCACCCCAATCCTGACAAAAGAGCGTGATGTCTTGTAGATCCAATTGAATGAGTAGTGCGCGTATCCAATCTACATGTCGTTGGTAGGTATAATCGCTGCGCTCGCTGGGTTTATCTGAGCGGCCAAAGCCAATAAGGTCAGGGGCAATCACCCGAAATCCGGCTACCGCTAGACCGGGAATCATCTTCCGGTATAAATAACTCCACGTTGGTTCACCGTGCATTAGCAAAATGGGCGGCGCCTGTTTTGGGCCTTCGTCAACATAATGTAGGCGTAGGCTTCCCCCCTCAGTATCGTCAACCTCAATATAATTAGGTGAAAAAGGGTAGTCCGCTAAATTAGCAAAACAGTGGTCGGGGGTACGTAGGGATTTCATATTTGTGCTCCATTTTTAGGTTTTATATCAAGCGTGGTAGTTATGTGTGTGGCTTTTGCTAGCAGTGCGTGATGCTCATGGGGTAGGCGGCTACTTACCAGTAAGCCAAATAATTGCAATTGGAGGTTATCAGCGGTGGCTTCAATGTCGGCATTTGGCGATAAAATCTTCTCTACCTGTAAACGTTTTAAATTATTGCGCAGGCCTAATAACACTTTGAGAGTACCTTCGTGTAGACAGGTATTAATATCGGGATTTTCCGCCGCGCGCTCAAGGGTGGTATTAACTAGCAAGCAACTAGGAGGCTGGTGGTATTTACTGGCACTTAGAGGAATAGAAGTAAAAAAATCCTGCAAGCCCTTTAGAGCGTCTTCAGCCTCAAGATAATGTTTTATACGCCAGTCAATCACGGTGGCGATATAGTGCTTAAGACTGGCAATAAATAAGTCGTGCTTTGAGCCAAAGCGATGATAGATGGCTGGAGACTTAAGCCCTAATGCAGTTTCAATTTCTCGGGTACCTGTCGCCGCATAGCCTTGTCGCCAGAAAAGCTGCGTTGCTGCATCAAGTAGTTGCTTTGATTCTTGTTGTCGTGGCCGGGCCATGCGTTATCCATTTTATAACAGTTGATACAAAATAGATTGAGTTAACGGCAAGGTCAAGCGGTGACATCTATTTTGATGTTAATTTTTAAAAAAACGCAACGGCGGCCTTAGTATCGTTGCGCTTAGAGCGGGCTCAGGCGGTAGCTGGCGTACTTTCTTCCGAGCTAGGCTTGGGGTTTTCTGGTGGTACAAAGCTAATTACGGTGTCGCCGGTTTGAAACTTACGGGCGTTTTGGCTTAGCCACTCTAATTTTCCATTTTCCGGAATGATCGCCAAGCGCACTGCGTCGTCGGGCAGTTTCGCTAAAAAATCTGTTTCTGAATAGGAGTCGGTGATGCTGGTTTTACGAATTGCCCAGCCTCTAATCATACGTGTCCATAATTCAGCATAAGAAATATTCGCAGAAAAAGCAGTTATACCTCGTCGTGTTTCTGAAACCACCCGTTTGTGGCGCTCTACATCGCTATCGTAGGGCTGAAAAACACGATGACGTCCAAGATGCGGGGCAAAATGGTTGCATACCATGGAGTTGTAATGATTATTACCGGTGGCAGCCAATACTGTATAAATATTGTCTAATGCCATGGCTTCCTCTGCCATATCAGACAACACCTCGCCAAACCAGGTATCCACCCCTTGCTGACGGGCCGATTGCAAACGGCCCCACTCAGAGTCAGCAATAACGACTTCTTGATCAACTTTTTTTAAGGCTATGGCTAGCTCAATGGTCCAGGGTGATGCGCCAACAATTAAAATTCGCCCTTTACCAGGTGAGCCCAATTTAAGTAATTTTGTCAGTGGCCCTAGTGAAAACCCATGGGCGAGAATAGTGGCAAATATCAGCATGAATACTGCTGGCACCAAATATTGGGCGTCTTCAAAGCCAGCATTAATCAACGCGGGTGCAAATGCCCCTGCTGACGCAGCGGCCACAACACCACGCGGCGCTATCCATGCAATTAACAAGCGATCTTGCCAGCTGCAGTCGGTGCGAATCGTCGCCAAAAATACTGCCAGTGGTCTAACAACAAAAACAAAGCCAAACACCATTGCCACCAATTGCCAATGTATTGATTGCAGGGCAGTCTTGGTTAATGACGCGGTTAAAACAACAAATAAAAATGACACTAGAATTAAAGTGACATACTCTTTGAAACGCCGCATTTCATCCAAGCTACGCAAGCCCATATTGCCCATAACCACCCCCATTAATGTGGTCGCAAGGAGGCCGGACTCGTGTTGAACGAGATCCGAGAGGGCGTAGACAGCTAAAACACAGGCAATAATTGACGGCGCTTTTAGGTATTCAGGAATCCAACCTCTACGAAAACTATACCCAAGTCCGTAAGCAATACCGCCACCTAATATGACGGACGCTGCCAATGCCAGCCCCAAGCTCGCGAAAATAGACTGAATAGCAGGGCCTTCGCCGGAATACAGTAAATATTGGTAGACCAACACTGCCAGCAATACCCCTATGGGGTCATTGATAATACCTTCCCATTTAAGATAAGACGCGGTGCGCCGATTGAGCTTGGCGTGTTTAAGCAGCGGCATTATTACTGTTGGGCCAGTGACAACTAAAATGGCACCAAGAAGTGCGGCAATCCCCCAGCTTAGCCCGCCAATGTAATGCGCGACACAAAGACCGATCCCCCAGGCCAAAACCACGCCAACCGAGGTGAGGCGTCGAGTAACCTGCGCGGTTTCACGTAATTCGTGGAATTGAAGATTAAGCCCGCCTTCAAAAAGAATGATGGCAACAAACAATGAGGTAACGGCGGTTAGGCCATCGCCAAAATCAACACTGGGTTGAATCCAGCCGCTGATGGGGCCAAGTAAAAGCCCGCAGACTGCTAGCAATACAATGGCGGGTAGGCGAAACCGCCACGCCAGCCACTGACAGAAAATCCCGGCAACTAAAATACTGACTAAAGCGTGGGTCATGGGTAGGGCTCTATGATGTTTTTATCAATCTATTAAACGATGCTATGCCTCGGGTATACAAGAGACCATTTTCTCGTTCTAAGATTCTCATTACGTAAAAGCGGGAATCCAGATCAATTCATCTGGGCGTGATTAAGGTATGATTGACCGATATTAAAAAGTGAAAAGGGAGGGGTGGATAATATGGCCAGATTACAATGCGCCATTGCTTGGTATTTATGTGTATTGATACTTGGCGGCTGTGCTGGTCATGTTGAGAATAAGCGCTTTGAGTATGGCGCTCAAACGGCCCCAGTGTTCACTGGCAGCCTCAAGCGTGACCTTTTCGTAGAGGGCCATGTGGCTTATCAAGATCAGGCGCAAACCGAGTTTGCTGGCACGTTTGATACACAGGGATTTCCTCACCACGGTGTATTAACGCAGCGTTATATT contains:
- a CDS encoding HIT family protein is translated as MQGGLFGEEMAAENCIFCKILSGKAPGHIIYRDDDIMCFLDIAPVSMGHTLIIPVKHHDNIFTLSDSEVTALARQSKRLAPIVKRVTGADGLGVHQLNGRAAGQTVFHYHTHLIPCFHGQSMQIHGRKAAPQAELADMAERLRAALA
- a CDS encoding outer membrane beta-barrel protein; amino-acid sequence: MKKLSIITLAMVSLFPMLAEADHLRRGSHTYRSEPSMYLFGGASLSSYNFSRSDYRYSFGDGSLSDITLDTESTGVRIGMGFDFSPELGLEFGYVSLGSLSGSAVSDGSQVLNDGFSAGRVNMDADADGVFVGLNVHTPHREPVGMFARFGLYSWELEGTVEDSSRIGDFVVEGTDPYAGIGVRMSIAENAAVTLTYDYYLLDDDESINMSANTLSVDMVFRF
- a CDS encoding (2Fe-2S)-binding protein, which translates into the protein MAELNFTVNGQAQALTVDAGTPLLWVLREQLAMTGTKFGCGMGLCGACTVHVDGNPVRSCSYPVEFIDGKSVTTIEGLAESDDALHPVQQAWLEMNVPQCGYCQSGQIMSAVALLASNQAPSDEQIDAAMSGNICRCGTYPRIRKAIHRASELTVQYYQPNKTSEVAS
- a CDS encoding cation:proton antiporter, yielding MTHALVSILVAGIFCQWLAWRFRLPAIVLLAVCGLLLGPISGWIQPSVDFGDGLTAVTSLFVAIILFEGGLNLQFHELRETAQVTRRLTSVGVVLAWGIGLCVAHYIGGLSWGIAALLGAILVVTGPTVIMPLLKHAKLNRRTASYLKWEGIINDPIGVLLAVLVYQYLLYSGEGPAIQSIFASLGLALAASVILGGGIAYGLGYSFRRGWIPEYLKAPSIIACVLAVYALSDLVQHESGLLATTLMGVVMGNMGLRSLDEMRRFKEYVTLILVSFLFVVLTASLTKTALQSIHWQLVAMVFGFVFVVRPLAVFLATIRTDCSWQDRLLIAWIAPRGVVAAASAGAFAPALINAGFEDAQYLVPAVFMLIFATILAHGFSLGPLTKLLKLGSPGKGRILIVGASPWTIELAIALKKVDQEVVIADSEWGRLQSARQQGVDTWFGEVLSDMAEEAMALDNIYTVLAATGNNHYNSMVCNHFAPHLGRHRVFQPYDSDVERHKRVVSETRRGITAFSANISYAELWTRMIRGWAIRKTSITDSYSETDFLAKLPDDAVRLAIIPENGKLEWLSQNARKFQTGDTVISFVPPENPKPSSEESTPATA
- a CDS encoding TetR/AcrR family transcriptional regulator, which produces MARPRQQESKQLLDAATQLFWRQGYAATGTREIETALGLKSPAIYHRFGSKHDLFIASLKHYIATVIDWRIKHYLEAEDALKGLQDFFTSIPLSASKYHQPPSCLLVNTTLERAAENPDINTCLHEGTLKVLLGLRNNLKRLQVEKILSPNADIEATADNLQLQLFGLLVSSRLPHEHHALLAKATHITTTLDIKPKNGAQI
- a CDS encoding xanthine dehydrogenase family protein molybdopterin-binding subunit yields the protein MSLSRRSFIKSTALLGGGLAIGFNLSACSKSQPYPNMNATALQPNAFLQVTASGDVVLQLHKVEMGQGVYTGLTTLAAEELKMDPALIKVEHAEFHPDFRDPEFYVMITGGSSSARLSYQPLREAAATVAALLKAAAAQQLDVSESTLSLRDGRIVHVNGDISFADVIATARTLPAPAAVTLTSPQDFQYIGRVNQRLDAIDKVTGNSQFGIDVTYPEALTAVMLRSPSFGGKATSFDAVAALAKPGVKSVINVDGAIAVIAQTYWQAKQAASAVTVTWGKGPLAGVSSESLRAERHTLIETKSGKNVEEEGEQSAAVGELIEALYDVPYLAHATMEPMNAVAVVTDESIEIWTGNQSPDIALSAIADATGHRREQIRIHNQMLGGGFGRRIMPDYLIEAARIAQLSGYPIKLVWSREDDMRGDYYRPNSSVKMSATIDGNTVTSLQAKVAAPSIMGQFVGAVTNTLLPQWLPNALHPQIGNLAASSDPAATEGLVHTDYDFPYKRTDYVMQETSVPIGYWRSVGHSQNGFFMESFIDELAARTKQDPLQFRLDHLPADSSRRRVLEELRVKADWGNPVKGQFQGLAVHESFQTMVGQCVSVSIEANKINVHSVVCVVDCGLAINPDIVTAQMEGGIVFALTAALKGDITIMDGAVQQSNFHDYELLRMNESPDIVVHIMENASSPTGVGEPGVPPLAPALANAVFAATGQRLRQLPLKLV
- a CDS encoding MBL fold metallo-hydrolase — its product is MSNSSKVGIEYPFDGVPQKGEWIEVAKGIYWLQMSLPMALDHINLYVLEDNEGWWIVDTGIKLGDTRERWELLLANQMSAKPVLGVICTHMHPDHVGQAGWLCDSLRVPLYMSAQEYLSARVFTTMPQGEVSWTAERHYRRAGLGDDYLQSDGAKRRGFGFIVEPLPLSYNRLKDGQHFTIGGREWRVMTGAGHSPEHVSLYCEADKLMLSGDQIIPRITSNVSVMPSEPEANPLQDWFDGLRRFRRDIDADTLVMPAHNAPFYGVHPRLDYLIAHHEGHLAAIEKACVEPQKAINLFGVLFSREIGSSQLELALGEVIAHLHFLCAEGRMTRVLDEDGVYCYQTLDINNCPYQAVNELDEGPMEV
- a CDS encoding amidohydrolase family protein, which translates into the protein MAMPNDIKVIDLMLSVPGEDNSQWYEFMKPLLMDEESRTMFKMPAQYMFKDIPESGKKEDYIAYTIEQMDKHNIERAMLGIDDHNVIAQEALARHPDRFFASLEVNPNNGMDEVRKIVRLHQTYGIKAITGFASGLCPQVPYDDKKWYPIYAKCVELDIPFCPCVGVPGPRLPMAPQKVELLDEVCWFFPELKVVMRHGAEPWEKLAWKLMLKYPNLYYMTSAFAPKHYPEEIVKFANSRGADKVMYAGYFPMGLSLDRIFKDMPNVPFKGEVWPKFLRDNARRVFKLD
- a CDS encoding nuclear transport factor 2 family protein, yielding MTLSIQEMSDRFEIQDMLYRYADIIDRKAVDELNTIFTADAHIDYSAFGGTVGDLVSTIVFLNEALPAFSASQHLNANIQITVDGDIGHGRVMCFNPMEMPIGDNKQVFMLGLWYVDEYRRTSEGWRICRRSEEKSWVFNVPDFMAL
- a CDS encoding haloalkane dehalogenase, giving the protein MKSLRTPDHCFANLADYPFSPNYIEVDDTEGGSLRLHYVDEGPKQAPPILLMHGEPTWSYLYRKMIPGLAVAGFRVIAPDLIGFGRSDKPSERSDYTYQRHVDWIRALLIQLDLQDITLFCQDWGGLIGLRLLAEENNRFSRTIAANTMLPTGDHHPGEAFIQWQQLSQNIPSFTVGKIIAGACVNPVSAETIAAYDAPFPDESYKAGARQFPMLVPISPEDPAAVPNRKAWETLSKIEKPLLTAFSDKDPITAGGEPIFRKMIPGCEGQAHTTIKDGGHFLQEDQSERLVEVILEFIAKTNK